CGAAATTACAGATCACGAAGTTGGCCCCCTCGAATGCCTGATGCGCAGGCGGCGGTTGATGCACACGGCCGGTGATCGGTTCGTAGTCGGAGATGTTGAACGTGTACGGATACAGGCAGCCGTCCCACCCCACTACGTCGAACGGGTGTTGCGGGTAGACGTAGCGGGTTCCGACGATGCCCGTCGAACCACGGTGCTTGACAAGTACTTCGATGTCTTCGCCGTCGGCGAGTAGAGGCTCGGTGGGGCCGTGCAGATCGCGTTCGCAGTAGGGAGCGTTCTCGAGCAACTGGCCGTACTTCGACAGGAACCGCTTCGGTGGAGCGATGTGACTGTTGGCCTCGATGGCGTAGGCGCGCAGGGGGCCGTCGGGAATCCAACGGTGCGTCGTCGCACGCGGAATGAGCACGTAGTCACCCTGCTGCGCCTGGAGAGTACCGAACACCGTTTCGACGGTGGCAGAACCGGATTCGACGTAGACCATCTCGTCACCGATCGAATTGCGATACAGCGGTGAAGTTTTCGATGCGACGACGTAGGACAGTCTGACGTCGGCGTTGCCCAGAACGAGGCGTCGTCCGGTGACCACGTCGGTGTCCGCCACCGTGGATTCGGGAAACAGCTCGTGCAACTTCAGGTGCCGCGGCACGAGCGGATGGTTGGGCGTCGTCGATTGATCGGGCAGGTCCCACACCGTGGCATCGACGATGGCCGACGGTATGTGGCGGTGGTACAGCAGAGACGAGTCCGAGGAGAAGCCCTCTTCGCCCATCAGCTCCTCGTAATAGAGGTTGCCGTCGGGAGTTCGGTGCTGGGTGTGCCGCTTCGGCGGAACCGATCCGAGCTGCCGGTAGTAGGCCACGTGCTCTCTCCTGAGTTCTGTCACCGCTTGTAGTAAAGACATTAACTACTTTCACGTGATCTACGCAACCTTCAGTTGCGCCCCCGTACGTCGAACTGGCTGCGGTTGGTGATCAGTTTGGTCAACAGCATCACCAGGATTCGCTGTTCGGGTTCGGTGAGCGCGCTGGCCCATGCGTTCTCCCGTTCGTTCTGTTCGGCGAACGCCGCGACCATCTCGTCGTGCCCCAGCGCGGTCAGGGCGAGGCGCACCGAACGTCCGTCCTTCTCGTCGGGCGTGCTGGCGAGCAGGCCGCCGGAGATGAGTGTCTTGGACAGGTTCGACACGGCGGCGCGGCTCATGCCGGTCAATTCGGCTGCTCGTCGCGGCTCGATCGGGCCGGCGAGCCACGTGACGAACATCAGCCGAAACGACGACCATGACCAGCCTCGCGGGCGATGAACCGTCGACTCGAGGTCGTACGTGACAATGTTCGACGCTCGGTTCAGTGTCAGCAGAACCTCGGTGGCCAGCTGATGCTCGAACCCGTACTCCCGGGCCAGTGTGGTGTTGGCGGTGTCGATGAACGACCAGAAATCGGGCTTGGGTGCGTCGGTCACGGATTCACTGTAGCCACGAACTCATCTGATCAACATCTTTACTACTCACGCAGCGAGATTCGTGTCCCACCGAGGAGGGGCCATGATGGACCCATGAGCTCGAAGAACCTGTTCGGTGGCCCCCGCACCCTGCTGATCGTGGCAGCAGTGGTCATCGTGATCGCACTCGTCGCTGCTGCCGCGACCCTGATCGTCCGCGCCGTGCTCGGACCGCCCGGAGGGGAGAACAAGTTCGAGATCCAGGGTTACTCTCTCGTACAGGTCGATCCCCAGGTCAGCGACCTCGCGCTCGCCACACGCTAGCCGACTCTGCACCGACCTGCGGGTCGTGTGTCTGCTGAAAATTTCGCCCGCCGCGCGCGAATGTGCGCAGCGTCGCGGCGGGTACCTCGTGCTCGGGAACAGGCTCGCCGATCCACTCGCAGTCACGGACGAAGATCATGTTCGACGCCACCGCGTCGACGCTGTGATCTTCCCGCAGTGGGCCGAAAATTCGGCCGAGAAAGTACTCGCCGTGCTCGGTTCGCGTCCAGACGAAAGATCCGTCCGCGACCTGCTCGAAACGCTCGACCCGTCGTAGCGAGCGTTCGTCGTTCGCCGACATACCGCAGAGTCCGTAGGTGAGGGCACGCTCGACGCCATTCGGCATCGGGGCGCGATAGACATCCGGCATACAGCCGAGCCTAGGACCCGAGGGGGCTACATACCGCTTGGTCCGTTGCAGGATGTTCTCGAACAGCGGACGAATTCGACGAAATGGGGAGCATCGTGTTTTCGAGAAATAGAGTCTTTCGCCTCGTGGCGGTGCCACTGGTGGCGGGAGCCCTGACGCTGGGGTCGGCGGGCATCGCGTCGGCCGCAACCACCACGGAGCTCAGGCCGGTACAGGCATTCGTCTTCTTGCAACACGGCGTCAGTTTCGGGTCGGGGCCGGTCGAGGCAACGGCGACGGTGATCGAGGCAGGGGAGGTCACGGTGACGACAGTGAGCAAGATTTCTGGTGCGGGTGACATGGGCTCGTCAGCGGTCGGCCTGCTGCCGGTTCCGGTGACCGTGGTGTGGACGAACATCGACAACGGCCGATCCGGTTCGGCGGGTGGGATATCGACCGAGCCGATCACTCTCGCTACCGGTGCGGGCCGTGTCGATCTCACGATCACGACGGACACGCCCAACCTTCCCGGTGGTGGCCGCGTCGTCGTGGAGTAGCCGTGTCCTCGGCGTGGAGCACTGACGTGAGCGTCCACAATTCGCTCTCACAAACGGGAAAAGGTATTTCAGCACTGATAGTGGGCGCTGAGATCACCCACAGTGTGGTTCGGTCCAGACCGGCTGGTCCGATGTTGTCGTGATTGGACTCCAGTGGTAGGTTGAAGGTTCAACTTGAACACTCGAAGGACCCGCCATGACTTCTGTGATGAACCCGCCCGTCGCGGGTGCCGCATTCGATGCGTTTCTCGCCGACGTAGCACCCACGAGCCGGTCGCAGCAGATGTGGACCCCGAACGACGGCCCGATGCCTGCCCTGTACATCAGCCATGGCGCGCCCCCGGTTTTCGACGATGCACTCTGGATGGACCAGCTGTTCACCTGGTCGCAGTCGATGCCCAAGCCGAAGGCGATCCTCATCGTCAGCGCGCACTGGGAAGAGGCTCCGCTGAGCCTGTCTGCCTCGGCGGCCGCGACCCCACTGGTCTACGACTTCGGTGGTTTTGCTCAGCGGTACTTTTCGATGGAATACCGGACGCCCGACGCCGAGGTCTTGGCCGCTCGCGTTGCTGCGGCCATACCGGCGTCGGAAAATCTGCACCGACACACCTCTCGCGGCCTCGATCACGGTGCCTGGGTTCCGCTGAAGGTGATGTACCCGTACGCCGATGTCCCCGTTCTGCAGTTGAGCCTGCCGACGCATGCTCCCGATCGGCTGATGGCGATAGGCGCTGCGCTGAAAGAGCTTCGCGCCGAGGGCGTCTTGGTCATCGGATCCGGATTCATGACGCATGGGTTGCCGTTCCTGTCCCGTGAGAACTTCGTGACCAATACCGTCCCGACGTGGTCCGAGGACTTCGATCTCTGGGCGGCCGACGCGTTGGCGCGCGGTGACGTCGCAACGCTGGCGGACTTCCGCAGTGCCGCACCGGGAATGCCGTATGCCCACCCGACCGTCGAACACTTCACGCCGCTGTTCGTCACGCTCGGTGCCGCCGAGAATCCGGAAGCCCCGGTGAACACGGCGATCACCGGCTTCCAGTTCGGTTTGGCGAAGCGGTCGTTCGCGGTCGCGTGACGAACGGGCGCAGCCCAGTGCACTTGGGATCGGTTCACTTCTGAATCTCTTTCGATTCGGGGATTGTTATCCACGCCACTTCGCTCTACAGTTCTGAGCACCATCTCGGACATCGGTGTCCAAGATGGACGGATGCGCTGTACGAACCGTCGCCGGGCGCGCCTCCTGTGGATCCCGTCCTCCGGCGCGAAGGAGTACACCCGTGTCTTCTGCCCGCTCTTGGACGCTGCGTACAGCGATCAGCGTGATGACCGCCGCTGCGGCTTTCGCCGCCATGACGACGCCCGCTGCTGCTGCACCCGATGCGAGCGAGGTGGACATTCAGCCGCCTCTGGCACCGTTCACGTGGCCGAAGATTCCGGAGTTCGACACCGACTTCTACCTTCCGCCCGCCGACGTGGTGGCCGCGACCGCGCCGGGCCAGATCATCGCTGCGCGGCCGGTCGAGCTGGCCACTCTCAACGTCATCCCCACGCAGGTCGACGCGTGGCAGTTGTCGTTCCGGTCCAACAACGGTCGC
The nucleotide sequence above comes from Rhodococcoides fascians A25f. Encoded proteins:
- a CDS encoding homogentisate 1,2-dioxygenase codes for the protein MAYYRQLGSVPPKRHTQHRTPDGNLYYEELMGEEGFSSDSSLLYHRHIPSAIVDATVWDLPDQSTTPNHPLVPRHLKLHELFPESTVADTDVVTGRRLVLGNADVRLSYVVASKTSPLYRNSIGDEMVYVESGSATVETVFGTLQAQQGDYVLIPRATTHRWIPDGPLRAYAIEANSHIAPPKRFLSKYGQLLENAPYCERDLHGPTEPLLADGEDIEVLVKHRGSTGIVGTRYVYPQHPFDVVGWDGCLYPYTFNISDYEPITGRVHQPPPAHQAFEGANFVICNFVPRKVDYHPLAIPVPYYHSNVDSDEIMFYVGGDYEARKGSGIGQGSISVHPGGHAHGPQPGAYERSIGAEFFDELAVMVDTFRPLELGEGALACEDTGYAWTWAGRGPNR
- a CDS encoding MarR family winged helix-turn-helix transcriptional regulator produces the protein MTDAPKPDFWSFIDTANTTLAREYGFEHQLATEVLLTLNRASNIVTYDLESTVHRPRGWSWSSFRLMFVTWLAGPIEPRRAAELTGMSRAAVSNLSKTLISGGLLASTPDEKDGRSVRLALTALGHDEMVAAFAEQNERENAWASALTEPEQRILVMLLTKLITNRSQFDVRGRN
- a CDS encoding dioxygenase family protein → MTSVMNPPVAGAAFDAFLADVAPTSRSQQMWTPNDGPMPALYISHGAPPVFDDALWMDQLFTWSQSMPKPKAILIVSAHWEEAPLSLSASAAATPLVYDFGGFAQRYFSMEYRTPDAEVLAARVAAAIPASENLHRHTSRGLDHGAWVPLKVMYPYADVPVLQLSLPTHAPDRLMAIGAALKELRAEGVLVIGSGFMTHGLPFLSRENFVTNTVPTWSEDFDLWAADALARGDVATLADFRSAAPGMPYAHPTVEHFTPLFVTLGAAENPEAPVNTAITGFQFGLAKRSFAVA